The sequence below is a genomic window from Humulus lupulus chromosome 3, drHumLupu1.1, whole genome shotgun sequence.
CCAACTGAATAAAATGGCTTAAGTTAAAGGAAGAGTAAACGATGAAGGCTAAAATGAAAAAGTATATAATGCTAATTTGATGTAAACATTACTGTATATGATTGGCATTTTAAAGGAATTACCCAAGGTGATCTTCATTTTAAGGTAAACCAACCTTATCCAAGAATGAGTTAGAAAAGCTTTGTGGGCTACTCTGGCATGGTTGTTGTTTGGTCTTTAGATTACATTAAATGGATGTTACGTCCTTGATTTCAGAGTCGCAGCGGAGATGGGGTTAGCATTGCTGGCTGGGATCCTGATAATAATAAATGTCAATGCTGCTGTTGACACTCAGAATGAGtaacaaaaataatattttaatttagtaGAAGACTGAAAGAAATAACAAATAGGACAAAGAATTTAAGTCTGTTCCTTAACTCACATTTCAGTTGGCCATAATTTTGAATGGGTTAACACATTTCCTTAACTCACAACAAAGTACTTTATTATTGTCGTTTACCATCGATGTCTCTTCTATTATTGTCGTTTTATAAAATGGAGGAGCACTCTTTTGGGAATTAAAAGGATCATCTGGAGTTCTTAAACATTTTATAGCCTTAGCTAATTGCATTGTGCTGAGAAAGTAGTTAACACATTAAGTCGATTAAAATTTAAAAAGCTCTAACAATCAATAATTTAATGAATGATGGAAGATCCATCAAAAGCAACGTCAGTAGTATAGACCAAGCAAAATACAATAATACATTAGACATAGTTACTAGAAAACCCAAATATAAGAATGCAACAGACAAAATGTCAAGAAGTTATTATAGTAAAGAGAGAGCAGGTAGTAGaatttttattcataataatttaatAAGCAGTTTATTACTACACGCAACACTGCTCCAGTAAACAGCAGCAACATAGCCCACCCAAGCTGTAATACAGTGAATTAGCAAACACTAATAGATGTATATAAGAATGGAAAAccataattactacttaattctaacaaactgagagagagagagagagagcatacCAGGCTTTGAGGAAGGAACAGCAGCCAGAGTCAGAGTGGTCCTCATTTTCTATAGtgggaggaggaggaagaggaggaggtggtggtggtggtggaccTGGTGGTGGCAGTGGTGGAGGATACTCTTCCCCATAAAAGTAATCCTGGTAGCTTtgttgtggtggtggtgggggtgggggtggtggtggtgAAAGCGGCGGTGGGTATGCTGCTGCTTGTTGCCCTGAAATATATTTATTGCATGATTCATGTAAATTTCATTAAGAAGCTTAATTAGCTATAGGTAGAACCATGCAAATTGATTGGTGAAAAATCCAATAAAGATGAAAACTTGCCTGGTGGTGGGAAAGCCTCATCATCAGGAACACGCTGGTAGCTCATCTTTTGAGTTGATTGATTGGGTTTCACCACTCGGAAAACGGAGCAAACTAAACTATTATTAAGTTATACAAGTAGGTAGAGGAGTTGGAAAACTAATAATTAAGCCCCTTACCTTTATATTTCTGTAAGGCTATTATTGTACTTTGCACAAGTCTATAACTATAAGACAGTGAATTGAGAAGACCCAACCAACATTCATAAGGATCACCTACCTCTCCTCCTAACATTATTTAGTCTCGGCTACTCATCTTAGCTaacttaacatatatatatatatatatatatatatacaaagagAAAACATCAAAGGAACCTTCATTTGTTATATATGTTTATTACAATCTTTTACTTTCCCTTTGGTTCTAATATAATTATTTTGTAAACTTTGGCTTTGACATAATGCtttctacttttaatatttctagttaactttaacagaatattttaaatatttaatgtaatatatttttaaaattaattaatatatatttaataattatattaatataaattcaaattcaaatataaatttaaatattataaatatcattattataataaaatatattataaaactaaatatttaataattatatttatataaatttaaatattattatgataataatatatattcttaattgtttacaaattatattaatatgaattcaaatattataaaatattattattataataatacttatattaatataaatttaaatattataaaatattattataataataataatatataattcttaatttttattaaaaaaattatcatttttttttatgtttaaaaggttatcatattaatTTATATCCTACTATATACTAAGGAAGGATATACCCTTTTAGTAAAATTCTAATGATTATTTCACCTATTTCCATATGTATCCTTTTTTTTCTACTGTCTTTTACTTATAATTATTATGACACTATACATAAATGTATATATGCTTCTAACAAATATCTTATTTCCAttaccaaatattttttttatttttttgtctttTACCACTTGGAGAAAAGTGTCCAATCCAAGTATTATATCTATCAAATTAgtgctttcttttcttttctttcttatttttctttttatttgggAAAACTATCTAATatgacaaatatatataaatatatatatattaaaatagaaTTTCATTTTTGTCATTTAGCTTATTTTTTTGTGAAgacttatttattttaaattttaattagtgaAATCATTaattatcaaaatatttttttttataagaattgTCATCATGAGTATAAAATGTGACAAAAACTATACATGCACATTCATTAACGTATAGTATAATTATTAAATACTCTTTACAAGTTAGTTTAGTTAAATTTCTTCTAAGTTATTCAATGAAAAATAAGACAAAAAaagattaatataaattcacTACTATACAAACTATTTCGTAACAATTTACGCatatttagttttgtttaattttataattttagatTTTCATAATCTAAGATGTAATACAAGAGCTTGagtaaagaaagaaaagaaggtggATGATAGTTTGTTGAAAATAAATTATGAATGAGCAAAGTgagaatgatatattttatgagtttaaaatgtgttaaataaaaataaatttctttaatcaatttaaaatgaGGTTaactttaaacaaaaaaaaaacataaatgagAATAAGTTTAGTTTGGAGATATAACATTATTTTGGGTATCAAgtacatgtaaatatatatagttttgaAGATAATGTAATTACTAATAAAATAGATTTTGgcattaaaattattattttttataaaaaaaatatgacagcaacaatgttttggtttaatttttttatttaatatgtttatattattcttttatatataatattatttatttattttaaatttatataacaatgatataaatttaataaaaataattaataaaattttataaataaaatcaaacaaatGTGAATATGGAATGTTGTCTGTATGTAGTACAATAATAAGTGTATGGTAGAAACCTAATCcactataataatatttaattatcagATAGTTTATTAGACTGGAGACGAGATTTGTTAGTGAAAAATCACATGACATATAAAATGAAATTGTGAATGAGGAGCAAAATGACAAAGCAAAAAAggtccttttttttttctatcaatACCAACCTAATATAAAATTAGAATTTTGTCTCACTGGCTAAAATCTAGTGTAGTGTTTATCcatcttttttaatatatattaatattttagagataaatttataatattaataacaagaataattagtatttttatcCTTAAAACTTCAGATTGTGTTCTCTAAAATATATGACATTGTTGAAAACGTCTcatgaattatattatttatagaaaTCTAGTCTTTTCGTTACATTTTGTCGTTTAAACAATATGACATTGTAAATTTTGATATATTATTGTCACGTATAGAATAATTAACATTTTTACTCCTGAATTTTGACCATTATCAAATCTTATcattttttattagaaaaattaattacaaaatttaaaaaaaatcactttttgtattattctttaaaaattaatttaaacctaatagattttaaaaaaaaaattcaaaaattaaaattaaaacagtAACATTAAAAAAGcattaaatcttaaaaaaaatcttattattagttcaaatttataataattaaatatataaaaattcaaAGTTTATATGAAATTACAATCTAATACCAAATAAATATACATTCTTTGtcgaaaaaacaaaaacaaaatatacatttaaattcaaatcaaattatactcattttctttattttacaaaagaagaaaaaaattataagaaaataaaacgATTGGagcctgttgacgccgtttttcgtcaacagtgaaagaagagcacgtaaacaacaaacagtaatgaccaattaaaaaataacaacacaaaacacgatttttacgtggttcagcagttaaatctgcctagtccacgagtctctgttattaaactcaagattatctctgaaaattcttaagcatgaattcttcagagttttctctcaaggttcagaatttcggtccattacaatggtgcacgacttctctatttatagagaaggatgcagaatattatcccacatattttgggtagttactctttttgtgtaaataaattaaattgctttaaatgcctgcaatccgatataaaatgaaacgtcccctgaagaccagggggcatataactaatcgaataatatcccatgattttatgggatttacaatagtAAATGCAGAGCacgccccttataaacaacacttatagatattcaaagtcattatcatatatctccaaggccttaatctcccagatttctcatcagctttcgagctaatgacatctcctgaggtcacatggcttcgagatcgtacgtacgtcaggctcggagtccctgatccgaggtcattcctgaggatagaggcgtctcgggagctacctttcgagatcgtgaacgtttcgaggccaccacattcgaggtcgtctcgagtcttgcaggctcgatatttaatcctagagcatacttcgaactttacgggttcattcgctgcgaatccagctttcgaggtcacatttaacatggctcgaaatctgggtataacatcttgccccctcaaaagtatttgttcgaatcctaagagaaggaaacttttgaactactttcttcgggaaccgtaccgtcatactcCTGAAAATGGACATGCGTCAGTTGGGCATTGCTCACTTAtgatacttgagtaccttggaaacatgcccacgatcattcgtctgccaccttttcggtaccatcttaTCAGTAatccccatccgttggatcttgcaaggatttcattcaacgctcCAGATTAATctcctttttccatctatatatatataagaccccattcatcatcttcttttttattttcgttcaTCAGGAGCAAGAAAaggacgaaaccagaggccatctTAGAAAACTTCTATctcgtgcatgttctctcagccaaaAAAGCAAAGAACCTCCGGTTTGCTCGAGTCCGTGAGttcatatttgcagcctctccttcagtcagcaatttctctgcaatcgccattattgtgtaagtgtgcaatctttgttttcccttttGCCAGTTTTTGTTCGTATTGTTCTTGATGTGTCTTcgaatgtactagtttattttcttagcatAATACGTTAGGGGATTTTTATCCGATATGCTCTTATGTCTTTTTTAGATTTCCATActgaatttacatcactggttcatacccagttttgatgtttgagcaagattcctgttttctgggttttaaaattttaagagacgtttcttgtacaccaagatttcgggtaaaaaaccttggctttgacaaatgcacgaaacccaaggctgccttttctggttatccgccactctttttcccccaattttcgggattttcaaaaaattatccactctcctccctttctcgtggaacgcacgtcctgactctttaataagggtcttaatatatgGCTTGTTTTGTTCCTAGACTCTGAGCTCGTCCTATTGAACTCGTAATTCTtgtatgcatggccctcaccattttttctttctcgctagatgtcacagaatctggaaagacggtgggggtcgttgctggcaatcccttacgagccaaaaaccccgagcccagaatcgatgttcgcccggaatcaacgtcggatacgggagtacgagcttgcgcacgagcaggaggatattcgagctcattatcgccgccaaatagacgaggtcatagagaagaagaggagaattcttcgggaggctctttatccagagtccaactcagggcctaggccgattcccctcgaccctgcactaaaggtcactgtcgcattcaatccaggagaacttcaattttcactaatgggggaaccttcttcctcacagccgaggaaagaaatgttcaaggcgagcactattggagctcggttacctcgactagtCAGATAATTGACATCTTGGCCCACCATGGCCTCGGCTTGTCAGGTTCTTTGAAGTGTTGAGCTCCGGCCGACCACGAACGGagttgtttcgcccctgggggccgcgacgccaaactaaaatacgcggcatggagccaggaacacatgagagcgggggcactgttgcctttgaagccttttttcaaggacttcacagatttcgttgggttggctccgttccagctcaacaccaattcttacagggtgctgtcttccctgaggtcgctatacaaCGAGCTGtcgtgggaagggccttcgcctcaagagattttatatctcttttgtctgaaaagcaacccctcccgagctcggggaggagatggcttttattagagctatcccaaagagaagaaggtctttgaagatcttcccaatcatccgcctgatttcaaaaaggccttcttctggacagacgatctgtccccgtctcgacgcTACTCGTTCAgatggattcgtaagtattcccgttatctttatctctgtgctcgatattttagctcttagatccgtacttagttgaaatgtatcttgcttttcagccaattttcagcatCCCACTCCTGACAAGACAATGAAGGGACATaaggagaccctgctccaactccctcatggtaggaggtctctcctgtaccttttacatgaggataagctccgaaaatgcggacttttgggggagggccagtctacctctgactggtccaataaaaagtatgagcactgggagcaggtgccgctgcccacaagcgtcctccctccgaggagagaggtgaggtccccacttccagttcgcataaggagtccgccgtcggggaacgaggctaatgacgaagcctcgagctcagactcggatgaaggtaaagccctccatacttcgagaatgtggtcccccaccttactaaggcataagcccaataggttagtctcatgcccacatgatagataccacttctacatatggagttgggtagacgactgtgtccataggtttgatagtgggctcgggaagtatgacaccatgtatacttcggacgaggtgtggaacgggatagctgtccaatacgagaccaacgattatagggacctttcgaggttatcacccacctatagggaaggtactccccctgatTCTTTTGAAGATGgcggaatttcatggtccccgagctctagttcggggaagagttccagttaggtcttttcttcacttggtttttttttttccaagcttattatcattatgtctttctctgattggaactgtgcaggtgccatggactccgacctcgacgctgtGCTTTATAGCGATGAGGGATCCggagctcagaagagtaaacGTCCGAGAATCCcgcggaggtccgaccgaccacCCAAGATCCCCAGACGCCACGAGAAGACCCCAACGGCccagactactgcgagcacaaccgAGGAACCGATTGTCCAGGTTGATGCATCTGGCTCAACCGTGCCCAtctcgcttcctccgaccgaTACTCAAATAACAGTTGGTCGGCCCCCAAAGAAACCTTCTGTCTCCAGGGTTTAGCTGCCGACGGCCcgacctcatattgaggagttcgtgcttgatggcgccgctgtgacccaaggggctgtgctcagctcggatgtcctctctcgagtgggtcagagcttttcaggcttcggcgccgaccattaggatcttgtgcacaaggcctcggactgcaatactctttatgataagagtatcgaaaTCACCACCGCAgtagccttcgcaactctcctttaagtGTTTGTGCCTCAACTCGCGATCTAATtcgttctttgtatttcaggcccttgtcgtttcagcacagcttaactataagctgaccaacgaggtgcacacgaggatgtctctggcccaaaattcgaaggatctccagcttaagatggctgatgaactcaaagactcgaagtccgaacttgaaaaaatgaataCCCGTCTCGTGGAGCTGGAGAAGATGAatgccgagcttgaacaggcgaagactcgtcttgagaaggctaatgctaagctcgaagaggagaaatctgctaccttcgacatcatggagagcgagaaggtccgcctcctggacgagtttaaagagcagaaggagaaagcgatcgaccaagccatgtacaaaatttgggctgataatgccgacctcgacaccagcttcctgggtcctctcgaggccaagtatgttgagcggtggaatgcccgtcttgaggcaagtgaagctgctcagaaggatagtcatgctattcgtcctggggggtccggtgttactgatgctgagaaggccaaggagactcctccttcttaaatctgatctcggggaaatcacttattggggctgcgtccccttatttttgtaactattttaatttatgtccatggggctgatacaatttcttttaacattgacttttatatgctttacatttcttggctcgaaatattttgcacattttatatggatgaatcatttatgtttatttattcatacaaacatattgtggatttaggctcgaaactcgatgcattcatgcattgtttgttcaaattatccgttcccgacctcgttattcatcaaagtcggatgttactttaaccatgaactcgaaagtacttgtatggtatgtaacgtgaatggtttggttatatctttttttttttttgcttagttacttttcctcatccttggtttttattccaaggttaagagtttgaaactatttttctttaagatattccagcctcgatcttgacttatCCCGAAGTAGGTTTGGGTTCCTACTTATCTTCGATTAgtttttttggctggtttgttccaaacctgttaagtttgcacatctggttaactccaaacgttttctatttttgataattcggttatgtccgaactatctaagctcgcgtatctggttatatccaaatacttcatgttttttataactcggttgtgtccgaactatctaagctcgcgtatctggttatatccaaatacttcatgtttttgataactcggttgtatccgaactatctaagctcgcgtatctggttatatccaaatacttcatgtttttgataactcgggtgtgtccgaactatctaagctcgcgtatctggttatatccaaatacttcatgtttttgataactcggttgtgtccaaactatctaagcttgagtatctggttatatccaaatacttcatgtttttgataactcggttgtgtccgaactatctaagctcgcgtatctggttatatccaaatacttcatgttattgataattcggttatgtccgaactatctaagctcgcgcatctggttatatccaaatactttatttattttttattttttaagctgatggtatatataccaatgatgcccccttaatatcctatgagtgtgaccataggttattaaattaagagagattgcaaaaataaaaaataaaaataaataatatactgaatgaaataaatctttatttgatggaaatcaaaaagcaaacaaactaatacaaatagaaactcatggttataggcaacacttttcctacaatactgatagtaaggtctaaggtgttcgccattccatgctcgtggtaccaggctcccgtccaatctcgcaagtttgtacacaccgggacggatgattgactctatctggtatggtccttcccaattcagcccgagcaccccagctgctggatctcgcgttgccaagaatacgcgtcttaacatcagatctcccattccgaactttcgatctcgaaccctcttgttgaaatacctggtagttcgttgctggtaagtagtgtttctcagctgagcctcttctctcttttcttcaatcaggtctaaggtttcctcgagctgagtgtggtttgaactttgatcgtaaatctgagttcggatcattggaatttcgaccttgaatgggcaacattgcctcgcagtcGTATGCTagggagaacggggtatgccccgttgatgttcgagctgtggtcctatatccccaaaggacttggggaaattcttcgggccaccgtcccttcgattcctccaactttttcttcagagaacttttgagagttttgtttacagcctcgacctggccattcgcttgagggtgggctactgatgaaaaactctttattatgccgttcttttcacaaaagttggtgaacaagtcgcaatcgaactgggttccattgtcggatacgatcttccttggtaccccatatcagcacacgatgctttttaccacgaaatcaaggatcttttttgaagttatagtcgccaatggttcagcctccgtccactttgtgaagtaatccacagcaaccaca
It includes:
- the LOC133822412 gene encoding protein CYSTEINE-RICH TRANSMEMBRANE MODULE 10-like isoform X2, translating into MSYQRVPDDEAFPPPGQQAAAYPPPLSPPPPPPPPPPQQSYQDYFYGEEYPPPLPPPGPPPPPPPPLPPPPTIENEDHSDSGCCSFLKACLGGLCCCCLLEQCCV
- the LOC133822412 gene encoding sulfated surface glycoprotein 185-like isoform X1; the encoded protein is MSYQRVPDDEAFPPPGQQAAAYPPPLSPPPPPPPPPPQQSYQDYFYGEEYPPPLPPPGPPPPPPPPLPPPPTIENEDHSDSGCCSFLKAWIPASNANPISAATLKSRT